One Podarcis muralis chromosome 1, rPodMur119.hap1.1, whole genome shotgun sequence genomic window carries:
- the SERPINA10 gene encoding protein Z-dependent protease inhibitor — translation MKSAFFLVLLELWAGMCLSNETAGVSGVETEQSIILNLWPFNDTDKLSLYNTVPDPSGEEFVPESSMRNFTEKNTNFGFNLYRKIALKHDNNVFFSPLSLSFALAAFLLASEGETHHQMLQTLNLHLLDDKENRLPSLFQQLSVSLAKNKEFTLLQDSFSFVQKGFQIKDVFRNLSKRYFDMEFLTVDFRNSTHAKNSINQHVKQKTRGKIPSLFDEVDHQARIILVNCILFKGNWLHPFPPKHTELATFYIDNYRSVQVPMMSKTERVAITYDKSLSCVVLKLPYKGSAHMLVVIPEKGADFMSIEDHLTNELVESWLTTMNSRKMDIYFPKFKLDQKYHMHQLLQDLGIKDLFSNEADLSHLTNERDVKVSQVLQRAAIEVDEWGTEAVAASGSEIMAYSLPPVIHVNRPFLFMIYEASINALLFLGRVIDPTEL, via the exons ATGAAATCtgccttttttcttgtcttacttGAACTGTGGGCTGGCATGTGCTTATCAAATGAAACAGCTGGTGTTTCAGgggtggagacagagcagagtATCATCCTGAACCTCTGGCCTTTCAATGACACTGATAAACTATCCCTATATAATACTGTGCCAGATCCATCTGGGGAAGAGTTTGTGCCGGAGTCCTCCATGCGCAACTTCACAGAAAAGAACACCAATTTTGGATTCAATCTCTACAGAAAAATAGCGCTGAAGCATGACAACAATGTGTTCTTTTCCCCATTGTCCTTGTCCTTCGCTTTGGCAGCCTTCTTGCTGGCTTCTGAAGGGGAGACGCACCACCAAATGCTTCAGACTCTAAACCTCCACCTTCTGGATGACAAAGAGAACCGGCTGCCATCTTTGTTCCAGCAGCTAAGTGTCAGCCTCGCCAAGAACAAGGAGTTCACTCTTTTGCAGGACAGCTTCTCTTTCGTCCAGAAAGGCTTCCAGATCAAGGACGTCTTCCGCAACTTGTCCAAGCGATACTTCGATATGGAGTTTCTGACGGTTGATTTCCGCAACTCTACTCATGCCAAGAACTCCATCAACCAACATGTGAAACAAAAGACTAGAGGGAAAATCCCTAGCTTGTTCGATGAAGTCGATCACCAGGCTAGAATCATCCTGGTGAACTGCATTCTCTTTAAAG GCAACTGGCTACACCCGTTTCCTCCCAAGCACACAGAACTGGCCACCTTCTATATTGACAATTACAGGAGTGTCCAAGTGCCGATGATGTCCAAGACAGAGAGGGTTGCCATCACGTACGATAAGAGCTTGAGCTGTGTCGTGCTGAAGCTGCCATACAAAGGGAGCGCACACATGCTGGTCGTCATACCTGAGAAGGGCGCTGATTTTATGTCCATTGAAGACCATTTAACAAATGAGCTGGTGGAGTCTTGGCTTACGACCATGAATAGCAG GAAAATGGACATTTACTTTCCAAAATTCAAGCTAGACCAGAAATACCACATGCATCAATTACTTCAAGATCTGGGAATTAAAGATCTTTTCTCCAATGAAGCAGACCTCAGCCACCTCACAAATGAGAGAGATGTAAAAGTATCCCAG GTTCTCCAAAGAGCAGCTATTGAAGTGGATGAGTGGGGAACCGAAGCTGTAGCTGCCAGTGGGTCAGAAATCATGGCATACTCGCTGCCGCCAGTCATCCATGTGAACCGGCCGTTCCTTTTTATGATCTATGAAGCGAGCATAAATGCATTGCTGTTCCTTGGCAGAGTTATCGACCCTACGGAGCTGTGA